From Streptomyces chrestomyceticus JCM 4735, one genomic window encodes:
- a CDS encoding winged helix-turn-helix transcriptional regulator — protein sequence MVTRTRFDDSACPVARSVDAIGDWWSLLIVRDAFDGSRRFGEFQRSLGVAKNILTARLRTLVAGGILESVPASDGSAYREYVLTPKGKALFPVIVALRQWGEQHFFTPGEAHSQLVDRRQGEHLRTLEVLSADGRRLGPDDTTVHKVSDH from the coding sequence ATGGTGACCAGGACACGCTTCGACGACAGCGCATGCCCCGTCGCCCGGTCGGTGGACGCGATCGGCGACTGGTGGTCACTGCTGATCGTGCGGGACGCCTTCGACGGGAGTCGGCGCTTCGGAGAGTTCCAGCGCAGCCTCGGCGTGGCGAAGAACATCCTCACCGCACGCCTGCGCACCCTGGTCGCGGGCGGAATCCTCGAATCCGTCCCCGCCTCGGACGGCAGCGCCTACCGCGAGTACGTACTGACCCCGAAGGGCAAGGCACTCTTCCCCGTCATCGTGGCGCTCCGGCAGTGGGGCGAACAGCATTTCTTCACTCCCGGCGAAGCACACTCACAACTGGTCGACCGCCGACAGGGAGAACATCTCCGCACCTTGGAAGTGCTGTCTGCGGACGGGCGCCGACTGGGCCCTGATGACACCACCGTCCACAAGGTCTCCGACCACTGA